One stretch of bacterium DNA includes these proteins:
- a CDS encoding serine/threonine protein kinase: MGQEGPQRNGSQPKVESNGHQHVGGYRVLRELETDSLGSLYEAEHPRLRRRVAVRTIGASVARDVSFSRRFLLQLRSYASLEHEAIPRLYELAYDGGSPYLVTEMVAGRTLDDVFGAGDRYEPLGVIALLRPIASALDYAHSRATTHCDVKPANILLADDGRTLLTGFGLATVASFNTGPGAGGPGAGGPVAPDYVAPERLVGRDVDGRADVYSFAAIIFEAVTGRRPFSSKSWIETLSRRLYETPPSVLDVVPDLPAPFASVLQNAMDRDPARRPATAGALLDSLEGTITSPGGDPAPVHWLQPVMHRGSIGLSAVLVLVVGAAEMAWLLEGSGLSILMRFTHHLLGQP, translated from the coding sequence GTGGGACAGGAAGGTCCGCAGCGGAATGGCTCCCAGCCCAAGGTCGAGAGTAACGGCCACCAACACGTTGGCGGGTATCGCGTGCTGCGGGAGCTCGAGACCGACAGCCTCGGCTCGTTGTACGAGGCGGAGCATCCGCGACTGCGGCGGCGCGTCGCGGTGCGAACCATCGGCGCGAGCGTCGCGCGCGATGTGAGTTTCTCGCGCCGGTTCCTGCTCCAGCTGCGCTCGTATGCGTCGCTCGAGCACGAGGCGATTCCGCGGCTGTACGAGCTGGCCTACGACGGCGGGTCTCCGTACCTGGTGACCGAGATGGTCGCCGGCCGCACGCTTGACGACGTTTTCGGAGCCGGCGATCGATACGAGCCGCTCGGCGTGATCGCCCTGCTGCGGCCGATTGCAAGCGCGCTTGACTACGCGCACTCGCGCGCGACCACTCACTGCGACGTCAAGCCGGCGAACATCCTGCTTGCGGACGACGGCCGCACGCTGCTGACGGGCTTCGGTCTCGCCACCGTCGCCTCGTTCAACACCGGTCCGGGCGCGGGCGGTCCGGGCGCGGGCGGTCCGGTCGCTCCTGACTACGTGGCGCCGGAGCGCCTGGTCGGACGCGACGTCGACGGCCGTGCCGATGTCTACTCGTTCGCCGCGATCATCTTCGAAGCGGTGACAGGGCGCCGTCCGTTCTCCTCCAAGAGCTGGATCGAAACTCTGAGCCGGCGCCTTTACGAAACCCCGCCCAGTGTGCTCGACGTCGTGCCCGACCTCCCGGCGCCGTTCGCCTCCGTGCTTCAGAACGCGATGGACCGGGATCCGGCTCGCCGGCCGGCGACCGCGGGCGCCCTGCTCGACAGCCTCGAGGGCACGATCACGTCTCCCGGCGGCGATCCCGCCCCGGTTCACTGGTTGCAGCCGGTCATGCACCGCGGCAGCATCGGGTTGAGCGCGGTGCTGGTGCTGGTGGTTGGGGCGGCTGAGATGGCGTGGCTGCTGGAGGGTTCCGGCCTATCCATCCTGATGCGGTTCACGCACCACCTGCTCGGCCAGCCCTGA
- a CDS encoding type II toxin-antitoxin system HipA family toxin, translating to MSEPRGRVPVVAERLWVTRTTELVATLERNGDDQLRLIYQPDLVKSRAELPVISTSLPVREAPYTQSELLPFFEGLLPEGSARDRLAVRLRLEPNDVFGFLREIGRDCAGAYSIVPEGTDLEAARHEGVEWLNADQLAETVSELATRPLAVEPGEDIRISLAGAQDKMAVVRDGERIGLPRGTTPSTHILKPSSSERRGRRGRELAYPGLVANEGFCMTLARESGIAAPDVSVIDIGGDPALLISRYDRASRNAQVERIHQEDLCQALGVPGRLKYEKDGGPDAGRYVSLLNRWSVDVADDVPELIDRIAFNYLIGNSDAHAKNFSILHQDGVRLAPAYDLLSTHVYGHLTKDMATSINGMFDPRAIQPVHWRKEMAKLDLSVRLYASRLARLADRVEERLSAAVSWIETHSLANRQIERIIALVHERADVLRGIEGD from the coding sequence ATGAGCGAACCTCGGGGGAGGGTGCCGGTGGTAGCTGAGCGCTTGTGGGTGACGCGCACCACTGAGCTTGTGGCGACCCTTGAACGCAACGGGGACGATCAGCTTCGGTTGATCTACCAGCCCGATTTGGTCAAGTCACGAGCGGAGCTACCGGTGATCAGCACGTCTCTTCCGGTCCGCGAAGCGCCGTATACACAGTCTGAACTTCTTCCATTCTTTGAAGGGCTGCTTCCCGAGGGATCCGCGCGTGATCGCCTCGCTGTTCGTCTGCGGCTTGAGCCGAATGACGTATTTGGCTTTCTCCGCGAAATCGGCCGCGACTGCGCGGGGGCGTACTCGATCGTTCCTGAGGGCACTGATCTCGAGGCCGCGCGTCATGAGGGCGTGGAATGGCTTAACGCCGACCAATTAGCTGAGACGGTCTCGGAACTCGCCACCAGGCCGCTCGCAGTCGAACCGGGAGAGGACATCCGCATAAGCCTGGCGGGAGCCCAAGACAAGATGGCGGTTGTTCGAGACGGAGAGCGGATAGGGCTGCCCAGAGGCACAACACCTTCAACGCACATTCTTAAGCCCTCATCTTCTGAACGCCGCGGCCGCCGCGGCCGCGAATTGGCTTATCCAGGGCTCGTCGCAAACGAGGGCTTCTGCATGACGCTTGCCCGCGAGTCTGGAATCGCGGCGCCTGACGTCAGCGTCATCGACATCGGCGGCGATCCCGCATTGCTGATTAGCCGATACGACCGAGCTTCAAGAAATGCTCAGGTAGAGCGAATACATCAGGAAGACCTCTGCCAGGCTCTCGGAGTCCCAGGGCGACTCAAGTACGAGAAGGATGGCGGCCCGGACGCAGGCCGCTACGTTTCGCTCCTCAACAGGTGGTCAGTCGATGTAGCTGATGACGTCCCCGAGCTCATCGACCGCATTGCGTTCAACTATCTGATCGGGAATTCAGATGCCCACGCCAAGAATTTCTCGATCCTTCATCAAGACGGTGTCAGACTGGCGCCGGCCTATGACCTCCTCTCGACCCACGTCTATGGGCATCTGACCAAAGACATGGCGACTTCAATCAACGGAATGTTCGATCCCAGAGCGATTCAGCCAGTCCACTGGCGCAAGGAGATGGCGAAGCTTGATCTTTCGGTGCGCTTGTACGCGAGTCGGCTCGCTCGTCTGGCGGACCGAGTCGAGGAGCGCCTGTCCGCGGCTGTGAGCTGGATCGAGACGCACTCCCTAGCGAATCGCCAGATCGAGAGGATCATCGCCCTAGTTCACGAGCGGGCGGACGTTCTGCGTGGGATCGAGGGGGACTAG
- a CDS encoding XRE family transcriptional regulator — protein sequence MLAIASMKSKVFEPRELGRALRSARRAKRMTQIELAQRANVARSAVQKMEEGRGTVNLDTVLKLLRTLSLDLEVVSRSRDYERTSGEGAGGS from the coding sequence ATGCTTGCGATCGCAAGCATGAAGAGTAAGGTCTTCGAACCGCGCGAGTTGGGACGAGCGCTGAGAAGCGCGCGACGTGCCAAACGAATGACTCAGATCGAGCTGGCTCAGCGCGCGAACGTAGCTCGAAGCGCCGTCCAGAAGATGGAAGAAGGCCGAGGAACCGTGAACCTGGATACGGTTCTGAAGCTGCTCCGGACCTTGTCGCTCGACTTGGAGGTTGTCTCGCGGAGCCGGGATTATGAGCGAACCTCGGGGGAGGGTGCCGGTGGTAGCTGA
- a CDS encoding L-lactate permease: MGILLTFHQSYQPVLDSILLSALVAGLPLYVLFVMLAVLRLAAWLSALGAMLTAAVLAWLVWGMPFGVTVGTATEGMAFGLWPISWIVLNAVFFHNLTVASGDFDVIKRSLTRLTVDRRLQTLLVAFSFGALLEGIAGFGAPVAITASILASLGFEPVTAAVLALLANTAPVAFGSIGIPVVTLGALVAPILGHKDPTSTTLALSAMVGRQLPLFSILIPAYLIVVLAGWKRMREILPAVLVTGISFAVVQFVISNFVGPELTDILAALVSMGCLAVLLRYWRPAEVWRFAHETAAGGPRRVAGGAETGTSPAPPFDRVDSTGRVLRAYSMYLILVIVILVGQMGNLPFFAGHPVGDVKTALAAPANVTADLKCGTPSFKLCPEPWLGPLPAHDRQAFKFPDWNFYWPGTYEIKKGKPVSLIFREKPIVSKSTEYPLTFDWNFLAAAGSLVLYAVFIAFLLMRLRGSTVNFLTVYARTVRQLALPIATIALILAIAQLMNYSGMTSSLAIALSKTGFIFPFVAAFLGWLGVFLTGSDTSSNTLFGPLQAQTAQQLGNVSPILTAGTNSSGGVMGKMISPQNLSVGAAGVNKVGSEGEIFRRVIGYSLILTSAVGVVAMIEAYVIPGIIPTP, from the coding sequence ATGGGGATCTTGCTGACTTTTCATCAGTCATATCAGCCGGTGCTCGACAGCATCTTGCTGTCCGCCCTGGTCGCCGGGCTTCCGCTCTACGTCCTATTCGTCATGCTCGCCGTGCTCCGGCTGGCGGCCTGGCTGTCGGCGCTTGGCGCCATGCTCACCGCCGCCGTCCTCGCCTGGTTGGTCTGGGGCATGCCCTTCGGCGTCACGGTCGGCACGGCCACCGAAGGCATGGCCTTCGGCCTGTGGCCGATCAGCTGGATCGTCCTCAACGCCGTCTTCTTCCATAACCTGACGGTCGCCAGCGGCGACTTCGACGTCATCAAGCGCTCGCTGACCCGCCTCACGGTCGACCGCCGCTTGCAGACCCTCCTCGTCGCCTTCAGCTTCGGGGCGCTCCTCGAAGGGATCGCGGGCTTCGGGGCGCCGGTCGCGATCACAGCTTCGATCCTGGCCAGCCTCGGTTTCGAACCGGTGACCGCCGCCGTCCTGGCGCTACTGGCCAACACCGCACCCGTGGCCTTCGGCTCGATCGGCATCCCGGTGGTGACCCTGGGCGCCCTGGTGGCGCCGATCCTCGGCCACAAGGACCCGACTTCGACCACCCTGGCGCTGTCGGCCATGGTCGGCCGCCAGCTGCCGCTGTTCTCGATCCTGATCCCGGCCTACCTCATCGTCGTGCTCGCCGGCTGGAAGCGGATGCGCGAGATCCTGCCCGCTGTGCTGGTCACCGGGATCTCGTTCGCCGTCGTCCAGTTCGTGATCTCCAACTTCGTCGGCCCGGAGCTGACCGACATCCTCGCCGCGCTGGTCTCGATGGGCTGCCTGGCCGTGCTGCTGAGGTACTGGCGGCCGGCCGAGGTCTGGCGGTTTGCGCACGAGACGGCGGCCGGAGGCCCGCGTCGAGTGGCCGGCGGCGCCGAGACCGGCACGAGCCCGGCACCTCCATTCGATCGCGTGGATTCAACGGGGCGGGTCCTGCGCGCCTATTCGATGTACCTGATCCTGGTCATCGTCATCCTCGTCGGCCAGATGGGCAACCTGCCCTTCTTCGCGGGCCATCCGGTGGGAGACGTCAAGACCGCCCTCGCCGCGCCGGCCAACGTCACGGCGGACCTGAAGTGCGGCACGCCGAGCTTCAAGCTCTGCCCGGAGCCCTGGCTCGGGCCGCTGCCGGCCCACGACCGCCAGGCGTTCAAGTTCCCGGACTGGAACTTTTACTGGCCCGGCACATACGAGATCAAGAAGGGCAAACCCGTCTCCCTGATCTTCCGCGAGAAGCCGATCGTCTCCAAGTCGACCGAGTACCCGCTGACATTCGATTGGAACTTCCTGGCCGCGGCCGGCTCGCTGGTCCTGTACGCGGTATTCATCGCTTTCCTGCTGATGAGGCTCCGTGGCTCGACCGTGAACTTCCTGACGGTGTACGCCAGGACGGTTCGCCAGCTGGCGCTCCCGATCGCGACGATTGCCCTGATCCTTGCGATCGCGCAACTGATGAACTATTCGGGCATGACCTCCAGCCTGGCGATCGCGTTGTCGAAGACCGGGTTCATATTCCCGTTCGTGGCGGCGTTCCTGGGCTGGCTGGGCGTCTTCCTCACCGGCAGCGACACCTCCTCGAACACGCTGTTCGGCCCGCTCCAGGCGCAGACCGCGCAGCAGCTCGGCAACGTGAGCCCGATTCTGACCGCCGGCACCAATTCATCAGGCGGGGTCATGGGCAAGATGATCAGCCCTCAAAACCTCTCGGTCGGAGCCGCCGGCGTCAACAAGGTCGGCTCCGAGGGCGAGATCTTCCGGCGGGTCATCGGCTACAGCCTCATCCTCACCAGCGCGGTCGGCGTCGTCGCGATGATCGAGGCTTACGTGATTCCCGGCATCATCCCCACGCCTTGA
- a CDS encoding helix-turn-helix domain-containing protein yields MATAIPTLLNVRETARRLGVSEATVRNWANRGVLRAGRLPGSGFRRFDVGQIERMRQEMLTQLAPFDEGPVIERRARGRIVRGDDD; encoded by the coding sequence ATGGCAACGGCGATCCCGACTCTGCTCAACGTACGTGAGACTGCACGCCGGCTCGGCGTTTCCGAGGCTACCGTCCGGAACTGGGCTAACCGAGGTGTGCTGCGAGCTGGCCGCCTTCCGGGCTCTGGCTTTCGACGCTTCGACGTCGGCCAGATAGAGCGTATGCGGCAGGAGATGCTCACCCAACTAGCGCCGTTCGATGAGGGCCCCGTGATTGAGCGACGGGCACGCGGCCGAATCGTTCGCGGGGACGACGACTGA
- a CDS encoding acyl-CoA desaturase, with protein sequence METGAVNQRDYAVLKRRIQDAGLLKKRPGYYALSITTNLILLVGCLVALFAVTSIWVQALAAIGLAIVTGQLGFQLHDAGHRQMFAAAWKNALVGLLTADLLLGMSYGWWVHKHNLHHGNPNDVDLDPDIKVGAIAYTMDHALARRGVGRLAAMYQAYLFFPLTTLLAWSMHVTGTTYLVRGPSRYRRLETGLLIAHAAVYLGAMLYFLGPWSALLVVLIHKGVGGAYMASVFAPNHKGMPQTDSTSRLDFVRTQVLTARNIRGHPITDLWYGSLNYQIEHHLFPSMPRLNMRRAQPIVMQFCAERGIDYHETSFSQSYRELLGFLNEVGAPLRAARVEA encoded by the coding sequence ATGGAGACGGGTGCCGTCAATCAGCGCGACTACGCGGTTCTCAAGCGACGTATCCAGGATGCGGGTTTGCTGAAGAAGCGACCGGGTTACTACGCCCTCAGCATCACGACGAATCTCATCCTTTTGGTCGGCTGTCTTGTGGCGCTGTTCGCGGTCACCTCGATCTGGGTCCAGGCGCTGGCTGCGATAGGCCTTGCGATCGTCACGGGACAGCTCGGATTCCAGCTCCATGACGCCGGCCACCGTCAGATGTTCGCGGCGGCTTGGAAGAACGCGCTCGTCGGCTTGCTCACCGCCGACCTCCTTCTCGGCATGAGCTACGGCTGGTGGGTGCACAAGCACAACCTGCATCACGGCAATCCGAATGACGTCGACCTCGACCCGGACATCAAGGTGGGTGCGATCGCCTACACCATGGATCATGCCCTCGCCCGACGCGGGGTCGGCCGGCTGGCAGCGATGTACCAGGCATACCTCTTCTTTCCACTGACGACTCTTCTGGCATGGAGCATGCACGTGACCGGGACCACGTACCTGGTGAGGGGGCCCTCGCGGTACCGGCGCCTGGAGACCGGACTTCTCATCGCGCACGCGGCCGTCTACCTGGGCGCGATGCTTTACTTCCTTGGTCCCTGGTCGGCCCTGCTGGTCGTGCTCATCCACAAAGGCGTGGGCGGCGCGTACATGGCGTCAGTCTTCGCCCCCAACCACAAGGGCATGCCGCAGACCGACAGCACCAGCCGGCTGGACTTTGTGCGTACTCAGGTGCTCACCGCCCGCAACATCCGCGGTCACCCGATCACGGACCTGTGGTACGGCTCGCTCAACTACCAGATCGAGCACCACCTCTTCCCGAGCATGCCCCGGCTCAACATGAGGCGCGCGCAGCCGATCGTCATGCAGTTCTGTGCGGAGCGTGGGATCGACTACCACGAGACGTCGTTCTCGCAGTCGTACCGGGAGCTGCTCGGCTTCCTGAACGAGGTCGGCGCCCCGCTGCGAGCCGCTCGAGTCGAAGCCTAG